A window from bacterium encodes these proteins:
- a CDS encoding TdeIII family type II restriction endonuclease: MSNLPSSCKAEIKKLLLAVVREKLNEYSPETQYMPFHHRLLGKDRYALFSFIHSMNTTLGTSIWEQLSTIIARSFGKVAQHGKLLMGEIDSETVALIEKIHHSLRTADVEVNKTNETELIKRSIKSGKALKHPDSKVDFYLVTDGQENFIDLKTAKPNKEGFEALKRKLLNWTALKFSQNPAANVMTRLAIPYNPYHPKPYDRWTLKGLFDLKAGEVLVGEDYWNFIASSDIHNELLDVFSEAGNALRPEIDEKFSSIGNAKNI, from the coding sequence ATGTCGAATCTTCCTAGCAGCTGTAAAGCGGAAATTAAAAAGCTGCTTTTGGCAGTTGTACGCGAAAAACTTAATGAATATTCGCCGGAAACCCAGTACATGCCTTTTCATCACCGATTGCTGGGGAAAGACAGATATGCGCTGTTTTCCTTCATACACTCCATGAATACCACGTTGGGTACTTCTATTTGGGAGCAACTTTCAACTATAATTGCACGTTCATTCGGTAAAGTAGCGCAACATGGCAAGCTGCTTATGGGAGAGATAGATTCCGAAACAGTTGCACTTATTGAAAAAATACACCACTCCCTTCGTACCGCGGACGTTGAAGTAAACAAGACCAACGAAACTGAACTAATTAAACGAAGCATCAAATCGGGAAAAGCCTTAAAGCATCCAGATTCTAAGGTCGATTTTTATCTTGTCACCGACGGTCAAGAAAATTTCATAGACCTTAAAACTGCCAAACCAAATAAAGAAGGATTTGAAGCGCTGAAGAGAAAGTTATTGAATTGGACAGCGCTTAAATTTAGTCAAAACCCTGCTGCAAATGTAATGACAAGGCTTGCAATTCCGTACAACCCATATCATCCCAAACCTTATGACCGTTGGACCCTCAAAGGATTATTTGACTTGAAGGCGGGGGAAGTGCTTGTAGGTGAGGATTATTGGAATTTTATTGCTTCCTCTGACATTCACAATGAACTTCTTGATGTATTTTCTGAAGCTGGAAATGCATTGCGGCCTGAAATAGATGAAAAATTCAGCAGTATCGGAAACGCTAAAAATATATAA
- a CDS encoding type II toxin-antitoxin system HicA family toxin → MGRLAGFTYSEVVRKLRAYGFSFDRQGPGSHELWRNAETRRRISIPHHSRPLAEGTLRAILREAGIDVEAFLDA, encoded by the coding sequence ATGGGCAGGCTTGCCGGATTCACTTACAGCGAGGTCGTGCGAAAGCTGCGCGCCTACGGATTTTCGTTCGACAGGCAGGGGCCGGGCAGCCACGAACTTTGGCGAAACGCCGAAACCCGCCGCAGGATTTCAATTCCCCACCATTCCAGGCCGCTTGCGGAAGGAACGCTCCGGGCGATTCTGCGTGAGGCGGGGATCGATGTGGAAGCGTTTCTGGATGCTTGA
- a CDS encoding type II toxin-antitoxin system HicB family antitoxin, whose product MTETTIRLHVESLEEGGFIATSPDVPGLVAEGRTLAEACEIAQGLARKIAESCLEHGDPLPPALAKAADPEMQIELVVPVGVD is encoded by the coding sequence GTGACCGAAACCACCATCAGGCTGCATGTCGAATCCCTGGAGGAAGGGGGATTCATCGCGACAAGCCCGGACGTGCCGGGACTCGTTGCCGAGGGGCGCACGCTTGCCGAGGCCTGCGAAATCGCGCAGGGGCTTGCCCGGAAAATCGCCGAGTCGTGCCTGGAGCACGGCGATCCGCTTCCGCCGGCTCTGGCAAAGGCGGCCGATCCGGAAATGCAAATCGAGCTGGTGGTTCCGGTCGGCGTGGACTAG
- the ligA gene encoding NAD-dependent DNA ligase LigA, translated as MPKPTPDAAARAAELRSLIERYARAYYTHDAPLVSDEEYDALLRELMALEAEHPELAAPDSPTQKVGGEVRKEFPQVRHAHPMLSLNNAYSPAELAEFDERIAKVLGAEGGPSGEARPWTYHVEAKIDGLAVSVSYAAGLFVRGVTRGDGAVGEDVSHNIKTIRSLPLRLSEAVDIEVRGEVYYPKSAFAELNRRLADGGEREFANPRNAAAGTIRNQDSSVAAARPLELAFYQIVEPERYGLATQASAMEYLARLGLRPNPLRKLCRDLREVERLLDGWRLERDAYDFPLDGAVIKVNELALWGELGTTAKAPRAAIAYKWAAEGVTTMLLGIEYGLSRYGVLTPVAVLEPVPLAGSTVARATLHNQDEIARLGIMIGDTVRLEKGGDVIPKVVGVIEALRPHDAQPVPPPSRCPECGGLTRMDELAHNYACVNRDCAGVLVQQIAYLASRVCLDIEGLGEKVSRRLVEQGFVSGIADLFRLQARRAELLKVEGFGDLSVDKLLSQIEAAKKKPFSRWLAALGIPQVGTAAAAELALRFRDFAALAAASVKDIEAIHGFGYSTADAIVKWFADARNKDMIAALESLGVAPEPAARPDAKSAAGLFAGKTIVLTGTFPGASRDELKRFLEYNGAKVTDSVSKATALLIAGEAAGSKLDKARKLGVEVWSPEDFGRFARENAAGLSLPEDLRYHAYFSELGTAKE; from the coding sequence GTGCCGAAACCGACACCTGACGCCGCGGCCCGCGCCGCGGAGCTTCGCTCGCTGATCGAGCGCTACGCACGCGCGTACTACACCCACGACGCGCCGCTCGTCTCCGACGAGGAGTACGACGCGCTTCTGCGGGAGCTTATGGCGCTTGAGGCGGAGCACCCGGAGCTGGCCGCGCCCGACTCGCCCACGCAGAAGGTCGGCGGCGAGGTGCGCAAGGAGTTCCCGCAGGTGCGGCACGCGCATCCGATGCTTTCGCTGAACAACGCGTACAGTCCGGCGGAGCTTGCCGAGTTCGACGAGAGAATCGCGAAGGTGCTCGGCGCGGAGGGAGGGCCGTCCGGGGAAGCGCGGCCGTGGACATACCACGTCGAGGCGAAGATAGACGGGCTGGCGGTGAGCGTGTCGTACGCCGCGGGATTGTTCGTGCGCGGCGTAACGCGCGGAGACGGCGCGGTGGGAGAGGACGTGTCGCACAACATCAAAACGATACGCTCTCTGCCGCTGCGGCTGTCCGAGGCGGTGGACATCGAAGTGCGCGGCGAGGTGTACTATCCCAAATCCGCGTTCGCGGAGCTGAACCGGCGGCTTGCGGATGGGGGGGAGCGTGAATTTGCCAATCCGCGCAACGCGGCGGCTGGGACGATAAGGAATCAGGATTCAAGCGTGGCCGCGGCGAGGCCGCTCGAGCTTGCGTTTTACCAGATCGTCGAGCCGGAAAGGTACGGGCTTGCGACGCAGGCATCGGCGATGGAATACCTGGCGCGGCTGGGACTGCGGCCGAATCCGCTGCGCAAATTGTGCCGGGATCTTCGCGAAGTCGAGCGGCTGCTGGACGGGTGGCGCCTGGAGAGGGACGCGTACGATTTCCCGCTCGACGGCGCGGTGATAAAGGTGAACGAGCTTGCGCTTTGGGGCGAGCTGGGGACGACGGCCAAGGCGCCGCGCGCCGCGATCGCGTACAAGTGGGCGGCCGAAGGCGTGACGACCATGCTTTTGGGAATCGAGTACGGCCTGTCTCGATACGGAGTTTTGACTCCCGTGGCGGTGCTCGAGCCCGTGCCGCTGGCTGGCTCGACTGTGGCGCGGGCGACGCTGCACAACCAGGACGAGATCGCGCGGCTGGGAATAATGATAGGCGACACCGTGCGTCTTGAAAAAGGGGGCGACGTAATCCCGAAGGTGGTGGGCGTGATCGAGGCGCTGCGTCCGCACGACGCGCAACCAGTCCCCCCCCCGAGCCGGTGCCCGGAGTGCGGCGGGCTTACTAGAATGGACGAGCTCGCGCATAACTACGCGTGCGTGAACCGAGATTGCGCAGGCGTTCTGGTACAGCAGATAGCATACCTCGCGTCGCGCGTCTGCCTGGACATCGAAGGGCTGGGCGAGAAGGTATCGCGGCGGCTGGTGGAGCAGGGATTCGTATCGGGCATCGCGGACCTGTTCCGGCTGCAGGCAAGGCGGGCGGAACTGTTGAAAGTGGAAGGATTCGGCGATTTGTCCGTGGACAAACTTTTGTCGCAGATCGAGGCGGCAAAGAAAAAGCCGTTCTCAAGGTGGCTCGCCGCGCTTGGCATTCCGCAGGTGGGGACTGCCGCGGCGGCGGAACTTGCGCTGCGGTTCAGGGATTTCGCCGCGCTCGCGGCGGCGTCGGTCAAGGACATCGAGGCGATCCACGGGTTCGGGTATTCGACCGCGGACGCGATAGTCAAGTGGTTCGCGGACGCGCGAAACAAGGATATGATCGCGGCGCTTGAATCGCTTGGCGTCGCTCCGGAGCCAGCCGCGCGTCCGGACGCGAAGTCCGCGGCGGGGCTGTTTGCCGGAAAGACAATTGTCCTCACCGGAACGTTTCCGGGCGCATCGCGCGACGAGCTGAAGCGTTTCCTCGAATACAACGGGGCGAAGGTGACGGACTCTGTGTCGAAAGCGACCGCGCTGCTTATCGCGGGAGAGGCCGCCGGCTCGAAGCTGGACAAGGCGCGCAAGCTGGGCGTGGAAGTGTGGTCGCCGGAGGATTTCGGCCGGTTCGCCCGCGAAAACGCCGCGGGGCTGTCGCTGCCGGAGGATTTGCGCTACCATGCTTACTTTAGCGAACTAGGAACAGCAAAGGAATAG